tctgaccatctcctgtaatatgtctgcagtctctgaccatctcctgtactatgtctgcagtctctgatcatctcctgtactatgtctgcagtctctgaccatcccttgtactatgcctgtagtctctgaccagctcctgtaccatgtctgcagtctctgaccatctcctgtaccatgtctgcagtctctgaccatctcctgtatcatgtctgcagtctctgaccatctcctgtaccatgtctgcagtctctgaccatctcctgtaccatgtctgcagtctctgaccatctcctgtaccatgtctgcagtctctgaccatctcctgtaccatgtctgtagtatttctgggggctctttctaacagactctctaacagaagcgctctctgtctccatcagagaggcccccctccaggtcccaataaagtactcttgcttctcttcctgtattttgtttattgtacctgtaaggatcccagggtaatgaagacttcgtggtggagcatctctgtggttgagtcgttgccatagaaatatttgtaaaggggaggagttactaaaatgaccacgcccatgtggggggcgccagaaatatttctgcacccaggcgcctgtgaccctaggatcggccctggagagtatcaccgctccaggtgggccagatcaaggtaaaaggcatctccttcagtccagaagtccaggtgctggcaatgctatggcagttagacatcaaagaaattctggacagccgcactccaaaaatatttacctttattcaataaggtgtcatccaaaatacaggtcacagaaaagtggaacaaagcttaagCGTtttgcactacaaggagtgcttaatcatagcttagtctatgactaagcactccttgtagcgCGAAACGCGAAagatttgttccactttgctgtgacctgtattttggatgacaacttattgaataaaggcaaatatttttggagtgcggctgtccagaatttctttgatgtctaactgcagAAGTATATCCTACACCGTTaatcaaaagtaaaaataaagagcTGCTAGGAACCACACTGACTTAACCCTTTGTAAGGGTAGTCAGTAGTCAtggataaaaataatatataaaatgccGCGCTAAAGTGCTACACAAAAAAACAGTATGAAGTAATATTCCATATAACAGATAAAGTGCTTATTGTGACTAAAACTTTATGTAAATTATTTGTGATccaataaaatgataataaaataaaattgtacccTGCAGAGAGGTGCTGATTGTGGATCTGAAGTTTATTGTTTTTCTGATGAGCTATATTGGGGAGACATTTTTTAATCCACTTTGCTCCTACTGTCAGCATGTTACCGATCAGCACATGAATGCAGCAGAACCTGACTAGCTGCTCTCCCAGTCTGGTAATTTCTGTACTGGAGATTACAAGAGGTGATTATTAAGACAAACTCCGTTACATGAagggaaaacaaagtagatatggcgctgttctactgcTAGCAAATAGTGGTTGGAggtatgataaaaataaataaaataatagaaatatatgaaaaaaatattacatACATGCCTGTATATATACTACTCCCTTTGGAAAAGacatccacagtatgtgccactgtgtagaaATGTAGGATAAAAAAACACCTTAGTACTCCTCTGCTGCAACAATGTCTCCTCTGTTGGTGATTATCAAGAGGTGATTATTAAGACAAACTCCGTTACATAAAGTGAAACTTTACTCACCTTGGATCCAGCGATGCGATGGGACAGCGATGCCcaatcagagaattctttgcattcatTGGGAGCGGCTGCCCTCCTTTGTTCAAAATTGCAGGAGGGCAGTCACTTGGcaaaggacccagaagctagtggagattactggagcagcagtgcctactacagtgatttacagcttctagagtaggcatcactaaatggcagactgcGGTCCGGATCCGGACCAAGTCACTGTCGCATCCAGACTGCCATGGTCCCGAAATTTAGGAGCTCAGCTGCCGTCACTGCTGTTATCCTCATAGAGCTGACATCAATGGCAGAACAGTTCTGaatggagggtgggagctgccaagttaactttttaagttaaccagcaggtgattggttgctaggatgcagggcagTCCTAGTAACCAATCACAAGCTGGTTACCAGGAAAGGTTTACAACTCCAGCCCTCTAACTGGAACAATCCTGTCTCAAAATGTCACCCCTAGACCTGCTGTGCCTCCCGCCCTCCACTCTTTGTAAGGTAGGACAGACTATGTCACTGCTGTAATGGAGGTGGGGGAAGCCGGGGATGATTTAAAGGAGGGCCGAGGACAGGAATCTGAATGAAAAGGGGTGAaataaaggggggctgaggacagaaatGTGAAAGGGGGAGTGAGGACAGGCATGTAAaagggggggtgaggacaggaatgtgaaaagGGGGGTGATACAAAAGGGTGGGGTGATGACAGAAATGTGAAGGAGGGGGGATATGAAGGGGAGCTGAGGAGAGTAGTGTGAAGGAGAAGGGGGGATGATGACAGAAATGTAAAGGGGGGATATGAATGAGGGCTGAGGACAATAATGTGAGGGTTGAGAATAAGGGGTGACTTGATGTGAAGAGGTTGaagacactgctgtgaaggggggactgtgatgtgaagaggggatcTTGATGAGAAGGGGAGGgaactgtgatgtgaaagggggatctTCATGTGAAGGGGGCTGTGAAGTAAAGGTGGAGTTGTGATGTGCAGGGGCTACATGCAGTAGCGCAGAAAAAAAATTTCTAACCCTTTTTTTAATTGCTCTGCACAGAACCGCATGGTGCTGCAGCACgtgaaaaatatgtgttttttgctGATGCTCTGAGATGACATTAAGGCATCATGCACAATACCAGTTGCTTTAGCTGTAGAATGCTACATTAAAAAGATGAGTTGTGCCGTGTTAAACACGTGAGCTTTGCCATGGTTTGCAGCATTTTTGTATTAGCGTTTTTTGGCATTTACGGTTtttatgctcagaatcaagtacgagatggaagcgctcggtctggtaaaactagcgttcgtaatggagatagcacattcgtcacactgcaaattattggatcttttaatgcagcgcattcttttgttctttataatgctagaagattgaagttgttttgctactgatattcacacaaactgatttctttattatttctcatgatctcatgaataatcttttttgtttttaaagccagatctccataataatgtttagaattattttttatagtcttttttttttttttttaatcaagatctcctgttttttggattatttttaaattagtttctagtgatcctcataatttttttttttggtgtgtttttggaagtttccacaacaacattattatcttgtatttttataaagctcaaggaggttggtttgtgttggtgtcccttgttaatttgacattgtatttttgaaatgtacctgcctactcacaaacaaactgtcctttttgaagaaaaacaaatattttcatataaaaaaatctccatttattctggctcataataacaaaataaagaggaaggcaacgctggagaaactgcttgaatttgcgaagcctttggcccccagggcacacatcaactttcTGTAAATTGagattggtagcctgagaagtccatataatagggagcacaatctggtccaggactcccagagatcaggaacagcagcagatgacacttatgtccccaggctgtgatactacaacaggctgcgtcttctgtcagaccagactgaacccaggccatcattttcttgtcttccctgcagccttccctttacgcttccctgcagccttccctgcagccttccttggagactgtggctctggaggtggacttgtggcaggaggaggaagaggatgggcgCACtaattggcccctcaaccccttccgaagggcgtgaaaaattagattctcacacatgaagcattggccctcctccatttgctgcaatttgccagctacatagcagccataggcctcttcagcgtcggggggtgttttcagggctgcattagcctccttaatgcggcccagtgctgcctcctccacgttattccccttcctggccctttttgttgtaaggcggaggggaggcacctgggattgggtgaggctacagggctccgccacctcctggctgacacttacccccgcctcctcctgtgtaccacattccagaggtctttctgtgtatgaaaaagggacatagttttagtttttggttcatcaatcacacacaattttcagctcatgactgttgcaaattgaatgttaacaaatagaaaagactatcattctgagcccagcatttttcattcttgtcacaatcattttggcccctactgtctattgatatgtaaaacactttttgttaaataattcatttgttatcaataataacatctagttaacaacaataattttcagacaataaatatgttaaaaaatactatacctggctccagctgggctcctccacttcttccaggatggaaggcccaggttggtcctcggaagcctcagctggggttgagggaaggctggatggaagtttagaaagtgattccctggcttccatctggtcttccagaaaccacatcctgttgtagtaccacagactgggtacatacacatcctctgctgctgctcttgatctcatggaagcctggaccttattaagctccttcctatacatgcttctcaagctaccaattttcttcttcACAAACTCattgtctgcgttggggacctgcgtcttcacaaattgcaacagtttctccagcgatgccttcctagctggtttattgcgatataaggggtttttaacctcccacaaatttctcaaatccctgtatctgtctatgaactggcccatgagtTCAGGGtctttcatatttgctgcaagacaaaacacaagacaaaaacactaatatcaggctaaactctcctaatcttatcccaatacaggcctcaatctagaatcattgtaggccactgatgtcccaagttaaaatgttaccttcgttatgtTACCTATGTTACCTTCGTTaagtcctccttcctccgcacacagaacataggtacgacatgcgtgttagctttatatacactgtgcatgcgtgaaactccgcccgctcctgacgttctttctcgaatattccccgctccttctctttcggcgcagtaggagatgaacatggcggagaagcagcaggtgcgtaatagcagtaacgaggaggaggaaagcccgtagccagaaatgtcccgatcccggaggagaagatttaaggcctcaaatatggcctttgtgaagatggtggagatggtggatatcttgaagagggcccactatgatgggaagtatggaccgtacctaaacccaaatgtgagaaaggccaaaatcatgtctaaagttgtgaaaagtctgcacaggaattttggagtacaacgatccaaggaacaattgaggaaatgctggtcagacctgaaattgagggagcaggatcagtacagaaggatcaagaaagtgcttctaaaaagtaagtagttgtcgtgtgttcctattattattattattattacttgcatgctgctccatgtgcttttctttacttttgtaaagttttaatggcaactttcaggctcgtgggcacagtaatcgttcgcagtaaacattgtttgttcgccaactaaatacaatgtttttggcagatacagggttaactacatttggtcatgctaatttgtatttaaagaagtttagaacattgttgtctagatgtgtttataactagaaggaattgcaaacttgattcagtgtaatgtaaggagaggacactcagcagctgtttacacatttggactctggagcgctagtgtgggacacaagaacaaactttttacggtgtcccacacagatgctccagtctactaggggtgtctacatgtgtgaaagttgtccaaaaaagataagtattccagctttgttaagggaataaatcatgtcttcagcttggaactctgcccaaacagacaattgtaccccacttcgaagcaatgtttcatatttacatttctggccacaaatatcggtgtgctaagtataccttttgtttcattctcataggggagaaaagactcgggacgtctgaggacaccagggaccccccacctactaaagaaggggaactcagcacacaaccagaggatgtggaggaaggagaggtggaagaaatGGTTGAactagtgaccacaacaggtgagtgtctgagaccacagcttcaactaatagatgtatgcctgcatatttataatacatggtgtgtatttttcttttaggtgatgtgcatgttgtggaagaacaatctactcatttcaccactgacagtgcacaaaggctaatccaggacataatgtggtgtagtcgggatttagacttaataaaggaaaaaaccaaggagattgaacaaagaatgaagaacatgatcgatgtattagggagaatctaaatccaaaaaaattacacctttatttaaaaaaaaaacatttaaaaaaatttaactaaaattttaatacagtttaaaagccaaatttggaagatgcacacagtgtgtcaacatgttctatttgccatcaggggatatcaatgtacgcgttttgtgggtgcaaccccttcctcgcaactctagtaggtgagaggaaggggttgcacccccaaaacacgtccattgatcccccatggtgtgagatagcacatgttgacattaggcatgggatcaggagggaaatccccattttgactcccaatttgtgtgcatcttctaaatttggcttttacaggggtgacatcacccaatctgatgaaggcaatatcaacacatttttaacactataatgtctgatattgccttcagtttttcaatgttgaactttgttagttcctgagttgtgtatgttatgttttgaacatgcctgtttatgtaaaaaaaaaatttttcaagataaaactttataaaaccaagatgttattttttttaccaaaaaaggttttacaacgcacatgtccatgtgcatggagtaaaaggttttatactcaacaatgtgtggcttcttctttcaatgctcaataccactttttgtattaagttggtgtttacagtgataatgggtgttatttaattaATGGTAAAAACAAttggcactaggagaacctaggagacagataaaagaaacacaagcagtaaatcaaattcaagtttttatcatatcattttttttttaattctgaaaatatttaaaaatttgctggcatagaaatggccccctacccgtaaaataatcgacATATTTTTGATGCACCtcacaggcactttgggggggcaagccaggatggccagcttccagggccgtcagtgatGGTtcatgaagtctggcctcaggcccaactgagactacataattaggagcatttcactttaaaaagttgtgcagtatgcagcatgataacacgatgtggttaagtttgtactccgtcaTATTTATTGCtgttagaaataggcagaaccggctggccattatcccaaaggtattctccacgactcttctgactctggccagccggaaattaaaaacccatTTCTCTGGGgtaagggtcctctgggggaatggcctcatcatgtgatcacccagaccaaaagcttcatcagcgataaaaacaagtGGGAGTCTGATACGGATAAGaacttcaatcgagctcaaggttatctgctgctgtttctaataAGAAAGTGTATAATGTGCATGCACTCTAGAAGTAAACACTCTCTGACACACGTTCAGCTtggttacttcttacacttctgctTTATTCCAGAGTGGTGCTAATGCTTTATACACAaagatacgtcattgctatgttagtctaataggtacatctcatttgTTAAAATACAAGAGAAATGGAGAGAGTTAATGCCGAGGCTTGATTGTTGCTGGTTCTGTTTTCACTTACGCATTCTTCTAATGTGTGGGAAGCAGGGGGTATCTGCCATTTTCAGAATCAAGAAACacagctaatctgtatacttatataatgagtaagaagagttgcatagaaacatgtatacacataagaaaatagacattttcagattattattatctacattacattccttcacagtccACCCTAAAATGGCTATTTACTCTTTTCTGTCCCTCATGCTAAAGGTCCTActcacctggcccattctcctcagcaactcttttaggctgtatatagagttaggcagcaactggttcactaccctcctcgatacagctggagaagtgcagtcaggcgctatctatccctataaccctacaGGATTCTGAGattttggacagggagtgactatagaagagtgaagggtttgtcatcttccatcataagggggtcctcttcttcttggtggagaaatgtaggtgtgctgttgtctacagccttgctcattaacttctttacgaaaggtagaatacaacatacaatcagggctaaaagaaccaggattattaataccgttacccctatctgggcgagcatcTTTTGCCTTCCACTCATCCaactaaaatattgatcccatgggtctgtaatacctgagttcttcttcaactgcagtgacagatcttcttatttctttatagctagagtaactttaccatttgggccaatattatcaggaatgtaggtgcaacaggttcccgtttttcctATCATTTTAAAGACACCTCCTTTCttagctaacaccatgtctaaggccatcggGTTCtagaatgtcatgtaggaagtaggggctaactggtcagcaattccctggagggcatctttagtgtaattcacaaatctttgttggttatagtatatgtagttgatccaatctacattcttgttgacagatattatggggatcaaagacgcAAAACCAGCTTTAACCTGGTACCTGGCTttgaattcatcagggaccccccttggaacccccatggcatctatgtacacatgagggtcaaagcttccggaaaGAACTGCTCCCTTCCTCctctgtgtgctgggtcagtgtatgtatcaggggtatcttcggttaggatatgaaggggcataatgacctttgcaagggcacattcacctGTCCAGGTTCCCTCCAATCTGGTCCTGATTTTTAGGTCCCTGCAAATCCAATACACATCACCAAGTGACTGGATTTGGTTCTGTGTTAACTTCCCCGGGACCTCACTGTAGGTGGAGCAGTACCTTTCGGTGAAATTACCCAGGAACCTTCCCTTACCCTGGTAATTAGAGTAACAGGTGTAGTTCCCGGGATATATGGTGATGCCCTCTCCAGGCTTTGGGATTTTGGTAACTATAGGATGCTCCTTTTTCCACATTTCACACGCAGTGTGATTGGTGGATGTATTAGTGAACAGGCTAAGGAAACATTCCTCACTGTCTTGTGGGATCTGGAGAGGGACTGTCCCTAAGTGTGGCCTGGGACTACCACAAACATAACAGGTACTTCTGTTATGTTGGTTTGCACTGAATCTCATCCACTCGAGGCACAGATTAGTGTCAGAGAACCCGGTTTCAGCTGCCATCGTCTCTTCAAAGGTTGGATTTGCAATTGCTACCATGTCTTTTATAGCAGTGATGGAAGGTTTAAGGGGATTTGCTATTGGTTTTGATACATTATACATGTCTTTTAGGTAAAATTTTGCTATCGGAACACCATACGATGGATACCTGCCTAACCAGTAAAGTCCCTCATCACCAGGGGTGGGATTCTCAATGTTTAAGACAAGTCTGTCTCCGTCATCACTACACCCTGACTTCCATATGGACATATGCTTAATGAGGGGCTTTCCCATGTGATCTTTCCTTTTTAAGGCACTCTGTGGTTGATACCCCCAGCCTGCTCCGGTACTccatcccactgatccccaatagtCACAGTTTTGTCCCCAATAATCATCTTTTATACATATGTATATCTGATCAGGGCGAATCGCCATGCAAGCCCGCTTTGCCCAACCTGGTTCATACCTGTTGCAATATCTGGGTATTATACTACAGAAATCAAAGGTAAACACAACCACTTGTGTGTTGGATGAATTGTACCAAAATGTGGTGATGCCATCTGTCTTAGTGATGGCTGCCTGTTGAGTACCTGTTTTGGTGATAACTATCTGCTGAGCTTCTATCAAACTTATTAGAAAAAGGATATACAACACGATCATTGTGGTGCAGGCAGAGTCTTGTCTTCAGAAGATGGAGCTTTCTTGCAGTGGGGTGTGTGTATCCAGGTGCTTTTCCCTTCTAGCTTGACTGATGTAGCTGTGGTTAGCAGCACCTGGAATGGTCCATCATATCTTGGATCAAGGGAATTTTTCCTCGTGAATTTCTTCACTAACACCCATTCTCCTGGCTGAAGACTGTGGGTTCCCGAGTCTGCCTCTGGATCTGGAATGGAGAAAAACACTCAAGAATGGATATTGGTTAATTCCCTAGACAAGCGTGTGACATAGCTAGTTAACACATCAgattgcaactgtaactgttgtggaaagtaacaaccaagtctgggggctgaaccaaacaaaatttcataaggggatagggcatgtttcccccgggggggggggggtgtcttacaCTCAAtagggcaatgggcaaactgtctggccaactcatattagtctcttgggccatctttaacatcctgttttttagtgtcccattcatcctttctaccttcccactactttgagggtggtatggggtgtgtagagccaactgaacccccagtgctgcccaaatctcttttgtaagggttgctgtgaaggctgggccctgatcgctctctatcacctctgggaccccaaatctacatactttctcactcagtagtttcttagctgtggtcttGGCTGTCATATTTGTAACGGCATAGGCTTCTGGCCAGCAGGGCGTATTCATATCGGCCACTTCTTGGCATCTGTATTTGATCAATCTGTATCCCCTGGAACGGATAGAGGGGTTTCGCCAAATGCTTCTGTGGTGTCTTTTCTGTTCTCCCCGAATTGCATTTTGCACATACTGCACACGAGGCGCAGTAATTTCTGGTTAAGGTGGTTATCCCTGGGGCCCAGTAATATTTGCTGATCAGTGAATTCATTAAGTTCTTAGAGAGATGCGCAGGTCCATGCGCCCATTGGACAACTGCTGGATACATATATCTTGGTAAACAAGTTTTCCCTCTCATCAAATACAGATCTCCATCGTGGTCCGCTCCTTTATCGATCAAGTCCAACTTTTCTTCTGTGTGAGCATCCCCTTCCATAGAGGCTAGGTATTGCTGGTCAGATGGCACATGCACTGCCAAAAGCATTTGCGCTGAGGATTCACTCTCCTCTTTGGCCAATTCGTCCGTTTTTCGCTGGTTTCTTGCTGCTTGTTTAGCAGTTATATCTGCCAAGTGGTTCCCTCTGGCTTCTTGAGAATTCAGTTTGCTGTGTGCTTTAACCTTCAAGACAGCCACTTGGTCAGGCAGGAGTAGTGCATCCATTCATTTCTTGATGACTGGGCCGTGTTTCACCGGTGTTCCGGCCGCTGTCAGAAACCCTCTGGCCCTCCAGATGATACCGAAGTCATGAGCTACTCCAAGGGCGTACCTTGAGTCTGTGTAGATGTTGGCTCTTTTACCTTCCGCTATCTTACACGCTATAGTGAGGGCTTGGAGCTCTGCTTCCTGAGCAGATACAGTTGGTGGTAACGCTCCTGCTTGTAGGATTTCAGATTCAGAGGTCACAGCATAACCTATGTGGTACTTGCCTCCTTCATCTGCATATCCACAAAAAGTGGAGCCGTCCACAAAAAGTGTGTAGTCAGGGTTTTCCAGAGGAGTTTTACTCACTGTAGGGAAACGTGTGGTTTCCATGCGCATCATTTCAAGGCAGTCATGTGGAGTAGTACAGGGGTCTCCTTTTTCACCTTCTTCTTCTTGTCCCCCCTCAAAAAATGGCAGAAGGGTGGCTGGGTTTAGAGTGAGACACCTTTGGAGGTTCACATTGTCaggaaggaggagggagatgtgTAACCTTAGATGTCTGGCCGTAGACAGGTGTCTGGGTTGCACCTGATTCAGGATGGCAGCAATATCATGCGGTGCCAGAAGAAGCAGGGGATGTGCTAAAATGAGATCTGAAGTATTGTCCAGCAGAGCTTGGGCAGCAAAGACAGCTCTTAAACAGGAAG
This window of the Aquarana catesbeiana isolate 2022-GZ linkage group LG01, ASM4218655v1, whole genome shotgun sequence genome carries:
- the F2RL3 gene encoding proteinase-activated receptor 4 isoform X2, encoding MSRSRRRRFKASNMAFVKMVEMVDILKRAHYDGKYGPYLNPNVRKAKIMSKVVKSLHRNFGVQRSKEQLRKCWSDLKLREQDQYRRIKKVLLKREKRLGTSEDTRDPPPTKEGELSTQPEDVEEGEVEEMVELVTTTGDVHVVEEQSTHFTTDSAQRLIQDIMWCSRDLDLIKEKTKEIEQRMKNMIDVLGRI
- the F2RL3 gene encoding proteinase-activated receptor 4 isoform X3, which gives rise to MNIMGSTGCLWSFSIPILLHVLLSRSLATQDYDGEKRLGTSEDTRDPPPTKEGELSTQPEDVEEGEVEEMVELVTTTGDVHVVEEQSTHFTTDSAQRLIQDIMWCSRDLDLIKEKTKEIEQRMKNMIDVLGRI